A window from Pseudomonas sp. MRSN 12121 encodes these proteins:
- a CDS encoding NAD(P)-dependent alcohol dehydrogenase: MSINAYGAHAGDRPLEPLQITRRAPGAHDVQIDIAFCGICHSDLHQVRGEWQGTQFPCVPGHEIVGRVASVGAHVRDFALGDLVGVGCIVDSCKHCADCDDGLENYCAGMIGTYNFPTPDAPGWTLGGYSQQIVVHERYVLRIRHPEAQLAAVAPLLCAGITTYSPLRHWHAGPGKKVGVVGIGGLGHMGIKLAHAMGAHVVAFTTSESKREAARELGADDVVISRNAEELVAHAHSFDLILNTVAAPHDLDALLALLKRDGSMVLVGAPATPHPSPNVFNLIMQRRTLAGSMIGGIPETQEMLDFCAAHGIVADIELVRAEQINAAYERMLKGEVKYRFVIDNATLGA, translated from the coding sequence ATGTCTATCAACGCCTACGGTGCCCATGCGGGCGACCGTCCCCTCGAACCGCTGCAGATCACCCGGCGCGCCCCTGGCGCCCATGACGTGCAGATCGATATCGCCTTCTGCGGCATCTGCCACTCGGACCTGCACCAGGTGCGCGGCGAATGGCAAGGCACGCAGTTTCCCTGTGTGCCCGGCCACGAGATCGTCGGCCGGGTCGCCTCGGTCGGCGCCCATGTGCGCGATTTCGCCCTGGGCGACCTGGTCGGCGTCGGCTGCATCGTCGACAGCTGCAAGCACTGCGCCGACTGCGACGACGGCCTGGAGAACTACTGCGCCGGCATGATCGGCACCTACAACTTCCCGACCCCGGACGCCCCCGGCTGGACCCTGGGCGGCTACTCGCAACAGATCGTGGTCCACGAACGCTACGTGCTGCGCATCCGCCACCCCGAGGCGCAACTGGCCGCCGTGGCGCCGCTGCTGTGCGCGGGCATCACCACTTATTCGCCGCTGCGCCACTGGCACGCCGGCCCCGGCAAGAAAGTCGGCGTGGTCGGTATCGGCGGCCTGGGCCACATGGGCATCAAGCTGGCCCACGCGATGGGCGCGCACGTGGTGGCCTTCACCACCTCCGAATCCAAGCGCGAAGCCGCCAGGGAACTGGGCGCCGATGACGTGGTGATCTCGCGCAACGCCGAGGAACTGGTGGCCCACGCGCACAGCTTCGACCTGATCCTCAACACGGTCGCCGCGCCCCACGACCTCGATGCGCTGCTGGCGCTGCTCAAGCGCGACGGCAGCATGGTGCTGGTGGGCGCACCGGCGACGCCACACCCCTCGCCCAATGTGTTCAACCTGATCATGCAGCGCCGGACCCTCGCCGGCTCGATGATCGGCGGCATCCCCGAGACCCAGGAGATGCTCGACTTCTGCGCCGCGCACGGCATCGTCGCCGACATCGAGCTGGTGCGCGCCGAGCAAATCAACGCGGCCTACGAACGCATGCTCAAGGGTGAGGTGAAGTACCGCTTCGTCATCGACAATGCCACCCTGGGCGCGTGA
- a CDS encoding GlxA family transcriptional regulator, whose translation MAVQRRDFSGGMKGKNLRYLDEARATPTVHARAGFLLLEHFSLPAFTQALDTIVTANLLRPALFASTTFGLQGGEVTSDLGLVIRPDAPLTLAALKDLDLLVICGGYRTELKAGPELVGLLKAAAERGIALAGLWNGAWFLGIGGLLEGYRCAIHPEHRPALAEISRATQVTSEAFVVDRDRLTASSPAGAFHMALEWIKGLHGKALVEGIEDILSFEESRYRRIKPTAQVSLSAPLREVVKLMDANLEEPLQMDQLAEYAGRSRRQIERLFKEQLGTTPQRYYLELRITEARRLLQHTELSQVEVLVACGFVSPSHFSKCYSAYFGYRPSREKRLVK comes from the coding sequence ATGGCGGTGCAGCGACGGGATTTCAGCGGTGGCATGAAGGGCAAGAACCTGCGTTATCTGGACGAGGCGCGGGCCACCCCCACGGTCCATGCCCGGGCCGGTTTCCTGCTGCTCGAACACTTCTCGCTGCCGGCCTTCACCCAGGCCCTGGATACCATCGTCACCGCCAACCTGCTGCGGCCGGCGCTGTTTGCCTCGACGACCTTCGGCCTGCAGGGCGGCGAGGTCACCAGCGACCTCGGGCTGGTGATCCGCCCCGATGCGCCGCTGACGCTGGCAGCGCTCAAGGACCTGGACCTGCTGGTGATCTGCGGCGGCTACCGCACCGAACTCAAGGCCGGGCCCGAGCTGGTCGGCCTGCTCAAGGCCGCCGCCGAACGCGGCATCGCCCTGGCCGGGCTGTGGAACGGCGCCTGGTTCCTCGGCATCGGCGGCCTGCTCGAAGGCTATCGCTGCGCGATTCACCCGGAGCACCGCCCGGCGCTGGCGGAAATCTCCAGGGCCACCCAGGTCACCAGCGAGGCCTTTGTCGTCGACCGCGACCGGCTTACCGCGTCCAGCCCCGCCGGCGCCTTCCATATGGCCCTGGAGTGGATCAAGGGCCTGCACGGCAAGGCGCTGGTGGAGGGGATCGAAGACATCCTGTCGTTCGAGGAGTCGCGCTACCGGCGCATCAAGCCGACCGCGCAGGTGTCGCTGAGCGCGCCGCTGCGCGAGGTAGTCAAGCTGATGGACGCCAACCTCGAAGAGCCGCTGCAAATGGACCAGCTGGCAGAGTACGCCGGGCGCTCACGGCGGCAGATCGAACGGCTGTTCAAAGAGCAGTTGGGCACCACCCCGCAACGCTATTACCTGGAGTTGCGCATCACCGAGGCGCGCCGCCTGTTGCAGCACACCGAACTGTCCCAGGTCGAGGTGCTGGTGGCCTGCGGCTTCGTCTCGCCGAGCCATTTCAGCAAGTGCTACAGCGCGTATTTCGGCTACCGGCCGTCCAGGGAAAAACGCCTGGTGAAATGA
- a CDS encoding thiolase family protein, with protein sequence MSHSGQYSSFTDVAIVEAVRTPWIDLGGALAQVSPIDLGIKVGREVLARAALDPAAVDSVLAGSMAQASFDAYMLPRHIGLYSGVPQAVPALAVQRICATGFELLHQAAWQLEQGVQLALCVASESMSRNPIAAYSHRDGFRLGAQVGFKDFLWEALYDPAAGLDMIATADNLARRHGLSREAVDRFALDSHQRALQAQGEGWFEPELVALGNERFELAGYQPRQLDLPRGVERVTHDSHPRPTDLAALQRLRAVHADGVQTAGNSCALVDGAAAALVARASSTRGPVLAHLLASAVVGVAPEFMGIGPAPAIQLLLQRSGLSLGDIGLLEINEAQAAQVLAVAQVLELDRERLNRRGGSIALGHPLAASGLRLVLTLARQLREHNLRYGIASACVGGGQGMALLIENPAYRG encoded by the coding sequence ATGAGCCATTCCGGGCAGTATTCGAGCTTTACCGATGTGGCAATCGTCGAGGCCGTGCGTACGCCGTGGATCGATCTCGGCGGGGCCCTGGCCCAGGTGTCGCCGATCGACCTGGGGATCAAGGTCGGGCGCGAGGTGCTGGCCCGGGCCGCGTTAGACCCCGCCGCGGTGGATAGCGTGCTCGCCGGTTCCATGGCCCAGGCCAGTTTCGATGCCTACATGCTGCCGCGGCACATCGGCCTCTACAGCGGCGTGCCGCAAGCGGTGCCGGCGCTGGCGGTGCAGCGCATCTGCGCCACCGGTTTCGAACTGCTGCACCAGGCTGCTTGGCAACTGGAACAGGGCGTGCAACTGGCCCTGTGCGTGGCGAGCGAATCCATGTCGCGCAATCCCATCGCCGCCTACAGCCACCGCGACGGTTTCCGCCTCGGTGCTCAGGTGGGGTTCAAGGACTTCCTGTGGGAAGCCCTCTACGACCCGGCCGCGGGCCTGGACATGATCGCCACCGCCGACAACCTCGCTCGCCGCCATGGCCTGAGTCGCGAAGCGGTGGACCGCTTCGCCCTCGACAGCCATCAGCGGGCGCTGCAGGCCCAGGGCGAGGGCTGGTTCGAGCCTGAGCTGGTGGCGCTGGGCAATGAGCGCTTCGAGCTGGCCGGCTACCAGCCACGCCAGCTGGATTTGCCACGGGGCGTGGAGCGCGTGACCCACGACAGCCACCCGCGGCCCACGGACTTGGCGGCATTGCAGCGCCTGCGCGCGGTGCATGCCGACGGCGTGCAGACCGCCGGCAATAGCTGCGCCCTGGTCGACGGCGCGGCCGCCGCGCTGGTGGCGCGCGCCTCCAGCACCCGTGGGCCGGTGCTGGCCCATCTGCTGGCCAGCGCCGTGGTGGGGGTGGCCCCGGAATTCATGGGCATCGGCCCGGCTCCGGCGATCCAATTGCTGTTGCAACGCAGCGGGCTGAGCCTGGGCGATATCGGCCTGCTGGAAATCAACGAGGCGCAGGCAGCCCAGGTGCTGGCGGTGGCCCAGGTGCTGGAACTGGACCGCGAGCGCCTCAACCGCCGCGGTGGCTCCATCGCCCTCGGCCATCCCCTGGCCGCCAGCGGCCTGCGCCTGGTGCTGACCCTGGCCCGGCAACTGCGCGAGCACAACCTGCGCTACGGCATCGCCTCGGCCTGTGTCGGCGGCGGGCAGGGCATGGCGCTGCTGATCGAGAATCCGGCCTATCGGGGCTGA
- a CDS encoding feruloyl-CoA synthase has translation MNSEFRSPPRQDQDQAEAEAPRYRPVSIARPAVEVSQEQGILQMRSREPLGELPRRLLDRLLHWAQVRPQQTFIAARQDGGDWRRVSYAEMLVSVRAIAQGLLGRGLSAERPLVLLSGNDIEHLQLALGALYAGIPYCPVSPAYSLLSEDFAKLRHVCDLLQPGLVFVSDGAAFERAIEAVLPADTPLVVARGRVAGRAQIRFASLLQEPGGAEAEAAFAATGPDSIAKFLFTSGSTKLPKAVITTQRMLCANQQMLLQTFPVFGEEPPVLVDWLPWNHTFGGSHNLGIVLYNGGTFYLDDGKPTAQGFVETLRNLREIAPTAYLTVPKGWEELVGALEQDAELRERFFSRVKLFFFAAAGLSQRTWDRLDRVAEAHCGERIRMMAGLGMTEAAPSCTFTTGPLSMAGYIGLPAPGCEVRLVPVDGKLEGRFRGPHIMPGYWRAPQQTAAAFDAQGFYCSGDALKLVDPADPQLGLMFDGRIAEDFKLGSGVFVSVGPLRNRAVLEGSPYVQDLVVTAPDRECLGALVFPRLYECRRLSGLPATASDAQVLASAPVRQWFGAWLQRLNRGASGNASRLEWIALLDEPASIDRGEITDKGSINQRAVLQWRAAKVEALYRGEDPSMLRAEPCR, from the coding sequence GTGAATTCCGAATTCAGATCGCCGCCTCGCCAGGACCAGGACCAGGCCGAGGCCGAGGCGCCCCGTTATCGCCCGGTGTCCATCGCCCGTCCCGCGGTCGAGGTCAGCCAGGAGCAGGGCATCCTGCAGATGCGCTCCCGCGAACCCCTGGGCGAGCTGCCCCGACGCCTGCTGGATCGCCTGCTGCATTGGGCCCAGGTGCGGCCGCAGCAGACCTTTATCGCCGCCCGCCAGGACGGAGGCGACTGGCGCCGGGTGAGCTACGCCGAGATGCTCGTGAGCGTTCGCGCCATCGCCCAGGGCCTGCTGGGACGCGGGCTGTCGGCGGAGCGCCCGCTGGTGCTGCTGTCCGGCAACGATATCGAGCACCTGCAACTGGCGCTGGGCGCCCTGTACGCGGGCATTCCCTATTGCCCGGTGTCGCCGGCCTATTCGTTGCTGTCCGAGGATTTTGCCAAGCTGCGGCATGTCTGCGACCTGTTGCAGCCCGGGCTGGTGTTCGTCAGCGACGGCGCGGCCTTCGAGCGGGCGATCGAGGCCGTGCTGCCCGCCGACACGCCGCTGGTGGTGGCCCGGGGCAGGGTGGCGGGGCGGGCGCAGATCCGCTTCGCCAGCCTGTTGCAGGAACCCGGCGGCGCCGAGGCCGAAGCGGCGTTCGCCGCCACCGGCCCGGACAGCATCGCCAAGTTCCTGTTCACCTCGGGCTCGACCAAGCTGCCCAAGGCGGTGATCACCACCCAGCGCATGCTCTGCGCCAACCAGCAGATGCTATTGCAGACCTTCCCGGTGTTCGGCGAAGAGCCGCCGGTGCTGGTGGACTGGCTGCCGTGGAACCACACCTTCGGCGGCAGCCACAACCTGGGCATCGTGCTCTACAACGGCGGCACCTTTTACCTGGACGACGGCAAGCCCACGGCCCAGGGGTTTGTCGAGACCCTGCGCAACCTCAGGGAGATCGCGCCCACCGCCTACCTGACCGTGCCCAAGGGCTGGGAAGAACTGGTCGGCGCCCTGGAGCAGGACGCCGAGTTGCGCGAGCGTTTCTTCTCGCGGGTCAAGCTGTTCTTCTTCGCCGCGGCGGGGCTGTCCCAGCGCACCTGGGATCGCCTCGACCGGGTGGCCGAAGCCCATTGCGGCGAACGCATCCGCATGATGGCCGGGCTCGGCATGACCGAGGCGGCGCCGTCCTGCACCTTCACCACTGGGCCGCTGTCCATGGCCGGTTACATCGGCCTGCCGGCGCCGGGCTGCGAAGTGCGCCTGGTGCCGGTGGACGGCAAGCTCGAGGGGCGCTTTCGCGGGCCGCACATCATGCCGGGCTACTGGCGCGCGCCGCAGCAGACCGCCGCGGCGTTCGACGCGCAGGGCTTCTACTGCTCCGGCGATGCGCTGAAGCTGGTGGACCCCGCCGACCCGCAACTGGGGCTGATGTTCGACGGGCGCATCGCCGAGGACTTCAAGCTTGGCTCCGGGGTCTTCGTCAGCGTCGGCCCGTTGCGCAACCGGGCGGTGCTCGAAGGTTCGCCCTATGTCCAGGACCTGGTGGTGACTGCGCCGGACCGCGAATGCCTGGGGGCCCTGGTATTCCCCCGGCTGTACGAGTGCCGGCGGCTGTCCGGCCTGCCGGCGACGGCCAGCGATGCCCAGGTGCTGGCCAGTGCGCCGGTGCGCCAGTGGTTCGGCGCCTGGCTGCAACGCCTCAACCGCGGCGCCAGTGGCAATGCCAGCCGCCTGGAATGGATCGCGCTGCTCGACGAGCCGGCGTCCATCGATCGCGGTGAAATCACCGACAAGGGTTCGATCAACCAGCGCGCGGTGCTGCAATGGCGCGCGGCCAAAGTCGAGGCGCTGTACCGCGGTGAAGACCCGTCGATGCTGCGGGCGGAGCCTTGCCGATGA